The following are encoded together in the Myxococcus virescens genome:
- a CDS encoding 3-hydroxyacyl-ACP dehydratase FabZ family protein, with the protein MTEHPMARIYGGTPHRFPMLLVDAVETLSPGFGRTFKQVSGNEMMFERFGDAPPALPSCLLVDALGQVAIMLLREPDEVTPSVWYLGGIETMTFHTPIPAGSVLRMEANILKRWRTTVRVEVKAWADAVPAAIGVMVLSQRGSKSHESP; encoded by the coding sequence ATGACTGAGCACCCCATGGCCCGCATCTACGGCGGGACACCACACCGATTCCCCATGCTGCTGGTCGACGCGGTGGAGACGCTCTCACCGGGCTTTGGCAGGACGTTCAAGCAGGTCTCCGGCAACGAGATGATGTTCGAGCGTTTCGGAGACGCGCCCCCCGCCCTGCCCTCCTGCCTGCTGGTGGATGCCCTGGGACAGGTCGCCATCATGCTCCTGCGCGAGCCCGACGAAGTCACACCGTCTGTCTGGTACCTCGGCGGCATCGAGACAATGACATTTCACACACCCATCCCGGCCGGCAGCGTCCTGCGGATGGAAGCCAACATTCTCAAGCGGTGGCGAACCACGGTGCGCGTCGAGGTCAAGGCCTGGGCCGACGCTGTCCCGGCTGCCATCGGCGTCATGGTGCTTTCCCAGAGAGGTTCAAAGTCACATGAGTCACCCTGA
- a CDS encoding SDR family NAD(P)-dependent oxidoreductase — MSESQAARQRFQQQAVIITGGSRGIGKAIALAFAAEGADIVLNYGSNAEAARQAAAEVEAQGRRCVLVPGSVASPDVPGQLREAALSHFGRIDVLVNNAGISRDGHLMMLQAAAWRETVDVNLYGALACCQAVIPTMVQQGRGAIINMSSSAGIRGRAGQVPYAATKGALIGLTQALAGELGPHGIRVNCVAPGFVETEMVAGLMNRPGVREGFIQATPIRRLGTVEDVANATLFLASPESAYVVGDVLRVNGGLVL, encoded by the coding sequence GTGAGTGAGTCCCAGGCAGCACGTCAGCGGTTCCAGCAGCAGGCGGTCATCATCACGGGCGGCTCGCGTGGCATTGGCAAGGCCATTGCCCTCGCCTTCGCCGCGGAGGGCGCGGACATCGTCCTCAACTACGGGAGCAACGCGGAGGCCGCGCGTCAGGCCGCCGCCGAGGTCGAGGCGCAGGGCCGACGCTGCGTGCTGGTCCCTGGCTCGGTCGCCAGCCCCGACGTACCAGGACAGCTCCGGGAGGCGGCGCTCTCCCACTTCGGCCGCATCGATGTGCTGGTGAACAACGCCGGCATCAGCCGGGATGGGCACTTGATGATGCTCCAGGCCGCGGCGTGGCGGGAGACGGTGGACGTCAATCTCTACGGCGCGCTCGCCTGCTGTCAGGCGGTCATCCCGACCATGGTGCAGCAAGGCCGTGGCGCCATCATCAACATGTCCTCCTCCGCCGGAATCAGGGGACGCGCGGGACAGGTGCCCTACGCCGCTACCAAAGGGGCCTTGATTGGGCTGACGCAGGCGCTGGCGGGAGAGCTGGGGCCACATGGCATCCGGGTGAACTGCGTGGCGCCTGGCTTCGTGGAGACGGAGATGGTCGCGGGGCTGATGAACCGTCCCGGGGTGCGCGAGGGCTTCATCCAGGCCACCCCCATCCGCCGGCTGGGAACCGTGGAGGACGTCGCCAACGCCACGCTCTTCCTGGCGTCTCCGGAGAGTGCCTACGTGGTCGGCGACGTGCTGCGCGTGAATGGCGGGCTGGTGCTGTAG
- a CDS encoding beta-ketoacyl-[acyl-carrier-protein] synthase family protein gives MSNKVVVTGIGVLTPIGNNLAEFSEGLRSGRDGIAPVTHFDASKHRCQSAGELKNIDFSAHFSPEELPYLSRGAQMIRVAAAQGLAASGLDLDAEDRSRIGVVLGTNLGGMPARKEGYAALHYPYRRGRAGLKEPWRALVLDSFICAMSDHVASQYQLGGLSLVMSTACSAGLHALGVAMDVIRSGRSEVMLAGGVDPLSEMPQAGFGVLRSLASDKLRPFSKDRDGTLLGESASLWVLESEAHAKRRGANILAELAGYGGSTDAYHMTRPDETGRGPARAMQAALASAGMKPEQIGYIKAHGTGTPANDVIETRAIKHVFGEQTRVPVSSIKAMVGHSLGSSGAMEAAAAVVALNDGFLPPTLHLDTPDPECDLDYVPHHSRPTKLEAVLSNAFGFGGNNAAMVFRRWEG, from the coding sequence ATGAGCAACAAAGTCGTCGTTACCGGCATTGGCGTTCTCACGCCCATTGGCAACAACCTGGCGGAGTTCTCCGAAGGGCTTCGCTCGGGGAGGGATGGCATCGCGCCCGTCACCCATTTCGACGCCAGCAAGCACCGGTGTCAGTCCGCTGGCGAGCTGAAGAACATCGACTTCTCCGCGCACTTCAGTCCCGAGGAGCTGCCCTACCTCAGTCGCGGCGCCCAGATGATTCGCGTGGCGGCGGCGCAGGGGCTGGCGGCGTCCGGGCTGGACCTGGACGCCGAGGACCGCTCACGCATTGGCGTGGTGCTCGGCACCAACCTGGGAGGAATGCCCGCGAGGAAGGAAGGCTACGCCGCGCTGCACTACCCCTACCGGCGCGGACGCGCGGGCCTGAAGGAACCCTGGCGAGCCCTGGTGCTCGACAGCTTCATCTGCGCCATGAGTGACCACGTCGCCAGCCAGTACCAGTTGGGGGGACTCAGCCTGGTCATGTCCACCGCGTGCAGCGCGGGCCTGCATGCCCTGGGCGTGGCGATGGATGTGATTCGCTCCGGGCGGTCGGAGGTGATGCTCGCGGGCGGAGTCGATCCGCTCAGTGAGATGCCCCAGGCCGGCTTCGGCGTCCTGCGCTCCCTGGCGAGCGACAAGCTGCGGCCCTTCAGCAAGGACCGAGATGGGACACTGCTGGGCGAGTCCGCCTCGCTGTGGGTGCTGGAGAGCGAGGCCCACGCGAAGCGCCGCGGAGCGAACATCCTGGCGGAGCTCGCGGGCTACGGCGGCTCCACGGACGCCTACCACATGACCCGGCCCGACGAGACGGGGCGAGGCCCCGCGCGGGCCATGCAGGCGGCGCTGGCGAGCGCGGGCATGAAGCCCGAGCAGATTGGCTACATCAAGGCGCACGGCACGGGCACGCCGGCCAATGACGTCATCGAGACGCGCGCCATCAAGCATGTCTTTGGCGAGCAGACCCGAGTCCCCGTCAGCTCCATCAAGGCGATGGTCGGCCACAGCCTCGGGTCCAGCGGCGCCATGGAGGCGGCCGCGGCGGTGGTGGCGCTGAACGACGGCTTCCTGCCGCCCACGCTGCACCTGGATACGCCAGACCCCGAGTGCGACCTGGACTACGTGCCCCATCACAGCCGGCCTACGAAGCTGGAAGCGGTGCTCTCCAACGCGTTTGGCTTTGGCGGCAACAACGCCGCGATGGTCTTCCGCCGCTGGGAGGGCTGA
- a CDS encoding beta-ketoacyl-[acyl-carrier-protein] synthase family protein → MTDEMRVVITGMGAVSPYGAGVPPLLDALAEGRSAIRPIDDFDVSGCGCKHGARVPQGSLSALTGSNNLRRAPRGTQYTMLATEEALQMAGHGPSTWNPERVGAFLGTYRAMAEVSQDIWHRIITSEPRFVQPLLFQETVTNAVASALSIRWGWRGTNYAISAGNACGFQVLALAAQALRSGRADALIAGTFDLFTTATHFDMDDIGVLSDANVSRPFDTRRDGYIMGEGAAVVVLETLASARARGATPLAELAGLGVAHDGHAFGIHHPEGRGLASAMRQALRDAEASPEAVDYIAAASNSTQSLDRAEVAALKTVMGAAASAVPLSSVKGLMGEAESASDMFNLLACVGAVRGGGLPVHAGTEQPEFELNLVRQPRPHRPVQTALAHSYSFGGNAGAALVRAL, encoded by the coding sequence ATGACAGACGAGATGCGAGTGGTCATCACCGGCATGGGCGCGGTGTCCCCCTACGGGGCGGGCGTCCCGCCCTTGCTGGACGCGCTCGCCGAGGGACGCAGCGCCATCCGCCCCATCGACGACTTCGATGTGTCCGGGTGCGGCTGCAAACACGGGGCGCGCGTCCCGCAGGGGAGCCTGTCCGCGCTGACAGGCTCCAACAACCTGCGGCGGGCGCCCCGAGGGACGCAGTACACGATGCTCGCCACGGAGGAGGCGCTCCAGATGGCGGGGCATGGGCCCTCCACGTGGAACCCGGAGCGGGTGGGCGCGTTCCTGGGCACCTACCGGGCCATGGCGGAGGTCAGCCAGGACATCTGGCACCGCATCATCACCAGCGAGCCGCGCTTCGTTCAACCGCTGCTGTTCCAGGAGACCGTGACGAACGCGGTGGCCAGCGCGCTGAGCATCCGCTGGGGCTGGCGCGGCACCAACTACGCCATCAGCGCAGGGAACGCCTGCGGCTTCCAGGTGCTCGCGCTGGCGGCGCAGGCGCTGCGCAGTGGGCGGGCGGACGCCCTCATCGCGGGGACGTTCGACCTGTTCACCACGGCCACGCACTTCGACATGGATGACATTGGCGTGCTAAGTGATGCCAACGTGAGCCGCCCCTTCGATACCCGGCGAGATGGCTACATCATGGGAGAGGGGGCGGCGGTGGTGGTGCTGGAGACGCTCGCGTCCGCGCGGGCAAGAGGCGCCACCCCGCTGGCGGAGCTCGCGGGCCTGGGCGTGGCGCACGACGGACACGCCTTCGGCATCCACCACCCAGAGGGCCGGGGACTGGCCTCCGCGATGCGTCAGGCGCTTCGCGACGCGGAAGCCTCGCCCGAGGCCGTGGACTACATCGCCGCGGCCAGCAACTCCACGCAGTCGTTGGACAGGGCGGAAGTGGCCGCGCTGAAGACGGTGATGGGCGCCGCGGCGAGCGCCGTTCCCCTCAGCAGCGTGAAGGGACTCATGGGCGAGGCCGAGTCCGCCAGCGACATGTTCAACCTGCTCGCCTGTGTCGGCGCGGTCCGGGGAGGTGGGTTGCCTGTCCACGCCGGCACCGAGCAGCCGGAGTTCGAGCTCAATCTGGTGCGCCAGCCGCGGCCCCACCGGCCCGTCCAGACGGCCCTGGCGCACTCCTATTCGTTCGGGGGCAACGCCGGCGCGGCGTTGGTCCGGGCGCTCTAG
- a CDS encoding SDR family oxidoreductase, translating to MSHPETNTPFLDGLLHQQVVLVTGAGQPIANAIARRHGKAGARLALVFLPEHEAEATALAKNLGAELALACESSDAQAVGTVVRRVATDLGRIDLLINASLSRAAGRLSDLSAEQWKAVLDRQLSGTAWFCKEVIRPMMRKRSGRIINLLDAASGGASRVAAEGITAMTRALANEVARQGISVNTLAVQLLKEETAHLTPAQRERLDGELGPLGRLGSAEEVAEAVLFLGSSAANLTTGQRLSATGGLW from the coding sequence ATGAGTCACCCTGAAACAAACACACCGTTCCTGGACGGTCTTCTCCACCAGCAGGTGGTCCTGGTCACCGGAGCAGGACAGCCCATCGCCAATGCCATTGCACGGCGCCATGGGAAGGCGGGGGCGCGTCTGGCCCTGGTCTTCCTGCCGGAGCACGAGGCGGAGGCAACGGCATTGGCCAAGAACCTGGGCGCGGAGCTGGCCCTGGCCTGTGAGTCTTCTGACGCACAGGCGGTAGGCACGGTGGTCCGCCGTGTCGCCACGGACTTGGGCCGCATCGACCTGCTCATCAACGCGTCATTGAGCCGCGCGGCCGGCCGGCTCAGCGACCTGTCCGCCGAACAGTGGAAGGCCGTGCTCGACCGCCAGTTGAGCGGAACAGCGTGGTTCTGCAAGGAGGTCATCCGCCCGATGATGCGCAAGCGCTCGGGGCGCATCATCAACCTGCTGGATGCCGCTTCCGGAGGCGCGAGCCGCGTGGCCGCCGAAGGCATCACCGCGATGACACGCGCGCTGGCGAACGAGGTGGCCCGGCAAGGCATCTCCGTGAACACGCTGGCGGTCCAACTCCTCAAGGAGGAGACAGCACACCTCACCCCAGCGCAGCGCGAGCGGCTCGATGGCGAGTTGGGTCCCCTGGGGCGGCTCGGGAGCGCGGAGGAGGTTGCCGAGGCCGTGCTCTTCCTCGGTTCGAGCGCGGCGAACCTCACGACGGGTCAGCGCCTGTCTGCCACCGGAGGTCTGTGGTGA